Proteins found in one Enterococcus sp. 9D6_DIV0238 genomic segment:
- a CDS encoding UDP-N-acetylmuramoyl-tripeptide--D-alanyl-D-alanine ligase, giving the protein MKLTFWEAAEAVKAENDWKQWADFELTGLEFDSRLITAGNLFVPLKGANDGHSFISSAIEKGAGAAFWSRVDDVPVELPFLKVSDTLKAMQDLAVYYLKKMTPTVIAVTGSNGKTTTKDMTEAVLSQQFKTYKTQGNYNNDIGLPYTILHMPDETEKLILEMGMDHAHEIDFLSTLAQPEVAAITMIGEAHIENLGSRAGIAQAKMEITAGLDKSGLLLIPAEEPLLLPLINGLPQTIKTFGWHDADCQAEIVTEQKEQSTFKIKGSDTLFTIPVPGKYNIGNALIAISIGQWFGLAEEKIQAGLANFKLTKNRTEWLKNQRSVEILSDVYNANPTAMNLVLDSFSQMATSGKRVAVLGDMLELGPDSAAMHASVSEHLNPKEIAEVLLYGTEMKALYNTLKKNYPENKVHYFTKEEKDSLIDTLQSILKAEDMVVLKGSNGMGLNEVVEQLMKS; this is encoded by the coding sequence ATGAAACTAACTTTTTGGGAGGCAGCAGAAGCTGTCAAGGCAGAAAATGATTGGAAGCAATGGGCAGATTTTGAATTGACAGGACTTGAATTTGATAGTCGTTTGATTACAGCGGGGAATTTATTTGTTCCTTTAAAAGGAGCGAATGATGGACACTCATTCATCTCAAGTGCCATAGAAAAAGGAGCAGGGGCTGCTTTTTGGAGTAGAGTAGATGATGTACCTGTTGAATTACCTTTTCTTAAGGTTTCTGATACGCTAAAGGCAATGCAGGATCTGGCTGTTTACTACTTAAAGAAGATGACACCAACAGTAATTGCAGTGACTGGAAGTAATGGAAAGACAACAACAAAAGATATGACAGAAGCTGTTTTATCTCAACAATTCAAGACGTATAAAACACAGGGGAATTATAATAATGACATCGGTCTGCCTTATACTATTTTACATATGCCCGATGAAACAGAAAAACTGATTTTAGAAATGGGTATGGATCATGCACATGAAATTGATTTTCTCTCAACATTAGCTCAGCCGGAAGTTGCTGCGATCACAATGATCGGTGAAGCTCATATCGAGAATCTAGGTTCAAGAGCTGGAATTGCCCAAGCAAAAATGGAAATCACTGCAGGCTTAGATAAATCAGGTTTATTGCTGATACCAGCTGAAGAGCCGTTATTGTTACCTTTGATCAATGGATTGCCTCAGACGATCAAGACCTTTGGTTGGCATGATGCCGACTGTCAGGCTGAAATCGTCACGGAACAAAAAGAACAAAGTACGTTTAAAATAAAAGGCTCCGATACATTGTTTACGATACCTGTTCCAGGTAAATATAATATTGGGAACGCTCTGATCGCGATTAGTATTGGCCAGTGGTTCGGTCTTGCAGAAGAAAAAATCCAAGCAGGTTTAGCAAACTTCAAGCTAACAAAAAATCGAACAGAATGGTTGAAAAATCAACGATCTGTTGAAATATTGAGTGACGTTTATAACGCGAATCCAACTGCGATGAATTTAGTTTTAGATAGCTTCAGCCAAATGGCGACTTCTGGAAAACGTGTAGCAGTTCTGGGAGATATGCTGGAATTAGGTCCTGATTCCGCTGCGATGCATGCTTCTGTCAGTGAACATTTAAATCCAAAGGAAATTGCTGAAGTTTTACTTTATGGGACTGAAATGAAGGCATTGTACAATACGTTGAAGAAAAACTATCCTGAAAATAAAGTCCATTACTTTACTAAGGAAGAAAAAGACAGCTTGATCGATACACTGCAATCAATCCTAAAAGCTGAAGATATGGTTGTCTTAAAAGGAAGTAATGGTATGGGCTTAAATGAAGTTGTGGAACAATTGATGAAAAGTTAG
- a CDS encoding D-alanine--D-alanine ligase: MKITLLYGGRSEEHDVSILSAYSVLNAIYYNYYQVQLVYISKAGEWVKGPLLSEKPESEEVLKLTWSDSGEVDKWGEFTGKVILPCEIKEEDTIVFPVLHGPNGEDGTIQGFLETIGMPYVGAGVLASANAMDKIMTKYLLQTAGIPQVPFVPVLKSNWKENPKKVFEQCEGSLIYPVFVKPANMGSSVGISKAENREELQNALEEAYRYDSRAIVEQGIEAREIEVAILGNEDVRTTLPGEIVKDVDFYDYNSKYIDNQITMQIPAEVPEEVHQKAQEFAKKAYTILDGSGLSRCDFFLTSKNELFLNELNTMPGFTEFSMYPLLWENMGLKYSDLIEELIQLALNRFKQRQSFYER; the protein is encoded by the coding sequence TTGAAGATTACTTTGCTATATGGTGGGAGAAGTGAAGAGCACGATGTTTCGATATTATCTGCCTATTCTGTTTTAAATGCGATTTATTATAATTACTATCAAGTTCAACTGGTTTATATTAGTAAAGCGGGTGAGTGGGTCAAAGGACCATTACTTTCAGAAAAGCCAGAGAGTGAAGAGGTCTTGAAATTAACTTGGTCGGACAGTGGCGAAGTAGACAAATGGGGAGAGTTCACAGGGAAAGTTATCCTGCCTTGCGAAATCAAAGAAGAAGATACGATCGTTTTCCCGGTACTTCATGGCCCGAATGGCGAAGACGGAACTATCCAAGGCTTTTTAGAGACGATAGGAATGCCGTATGTCGGCGCTGGTGTTTTGGCTAGTGCCAATGCAATGGATAAGATCATGACCAAATATCTACTGCAAACAGCTGGAATTCCGCAAGTTCCTTTTGTACCAGTATTGAAAAGTAATTGGAAAGAAAATCCTAAGAAAGTTTTTGAGCAATGTGAAGGCTCATTGATTTATCCTGTTTTTGTGAAGCCGGCAAATATGGGATCAAGTGTAGGGATCAGTAAAGCTGAAAATCGTGAAGAACTGCAAAATGCTTTGGAAGAGGCATACCGCTATGACTCTAGAGCGATCGTTGAGCAAGGGATCGAAGCGCGTGAAATCGAAGTAGCGATTTTAGGAAATGAAGATGTGCGGACGACCTTGCCGGGAGAAATCGTGAAAGATGTTGATTTTTATGACTATAATTCAAAATATATCGACAATCAAATCACTATGCAGATTCCAGCTGAAGTCCCAGAAGAAGTTCATCAAAAAGCACAGGAATTTGCTAAAAAGGCCTATACGATCTTAGACGGCAGTGGCTTAAGCCGATGTGATTTCTTTTTGACTAGTAAAAATGAACTCTTTTTGAATGAGTTGAATACAATGCCGGGATTCACAGAATTTAGCATGTACCCGCTATTGTGGGAGAATATGGGTTTGAAATATAGCGATCTGATCGAAGAATTGATCCAGTTAGCTTTGAACCGCTTTAAGCAAAGACAAAGCTTTTACGAAAGATAA
- a CDS encoding YaiI/YqxD family protein — protein sequence MKIFIDGDGSPVKDTAISVAQMYEIEVVIVTSIDHYSLKEYPKNVSFTYVDKGADAADYKIVQLIKSGDILVTQDYGLASLVLPKGVRVLHQRGTEYTAETIDGLLEQRYFSAKVRKSGGRTKGPKPFTQIDRDAFRQKLITLLEEVV from the coding sequence ATGAAAATTTTTATTGATGGTGATGGCTCACCAGTGAAAGATACAGCCATTTCAGTTGCGCAGATGTATGAGATCGAGGTTGTGATCGTGACAAGTATCGATCATTATTCATTAAAAGAATATCCAAAAAATGTTTCTTTTACATACGTTGATAAAGGAGCAGATGCAGCAGATTACAAAATCGTGCAATTGATCAAATCTGGAGATATATTAGTGACACAAGATTATGGTTTGGCTTCATTGGTTTTACCTAAAGGCGTGCGTGTGTTACATCAAAGAGGCACTGAATATACAGCAGAGACGATCGATGGGCTGTTGGAGCAGCGTTACTTTAGTGCAAAGGTTCGTAAAAGCGGCGGGCGTACGAAAGGGCCAAAACCATTTACTCAAATAGATCGAGACGCATTTAGACAAAAATTGATCACATTGCTTGAAGAAGTTGTTTAA
- a CDS encoding sugar kinase → MKIAAFGEVMMRLTPPEYLMLEQTKELRLDFTGTGVNILSNLAHFGCQTSLITNLPDNRLGDAAKASIRQLGIQDHWIGSFGDHIGSYFAEMGFGIRPTQVTYQNRRSSSFGKSDAEAYDFASFLEEIDLVHICGIALSLTDETRNAAFDLAKKAHEKGVKVCFDFNFRPSLNEEHGVLFMREQYEKILPYCDLVFGSQRDLTDLLGMELTESLAPSQQFEVIVHEFMAKYGIAHFAGTFRQSEGDKHYLSGFLADSETVVQAKPREIINLDRIGAGDGYAAGILLGVVENWSLEKSVAFATANGVLAHTIQGDVPLTTRKQVKHIMEHPTIDLIR, encoded by the coding sequence ATGAAAATAGCGGCTTTTGGTGAAGTGATGATGCGTTTAACACCGCCCGAATATTTAATGTTGGAACAAACAAAAGAGTTACGTCTGGATTTTACTGGTACAGGTGTCAATATTCTAAGTAATTTAGCTCATTTTGGCTGTCAAACAAGTTTGATCACAAATCTGCCGGATAATCGCTTAGGTGATGCGGCTAAAGCAAGTATTCGTCAACTAGGGATTCAAGATCACTGGATCGGCAGTTTTGGCGATCATATTGGTTCTTATTTTGCAGAGATGGGCTTCGGTATAAGACCGACACAAGTAACCTATCAGAATCGGCGGAGCAGCTCATTTGGAAAAAGTGATGCGGAGGCTTATGATTTTGCTTCGTTTCTAGAAGAAATTGATCTAGTGCATATTTGTGGGATTGCCTTGAGTTTGACGGATGAAACCCGTAACGCAGCTTTTGATTTAGCTAAAAAGGCTCATGAAAAAGGAGTAAAAGTCTGTTTTGATTTTAACTTCCGTCCTAGCTTGAATGAAGAGCATGGAGTTTTATTTATGCGGGAACAATATGAGAAAATTTTACCTTATTGTGATCTAGTTTTCGGCAGTCAACGTGATTTGACCGATTTGTTAGGAATGGAATTGACGGAGTCTCTAGCACCTTCACAGCAGTTTGAAGTGATCGTTCATGAATTTATGGCTAAATACGGCATTGCTCATTTTGCTGGAACTTTCCGCCAAAGTGAAGGAGACAAACATTATCTGTCAGGATTTTTAGCTGACTCTGAAACCGTTGTTCAAGCAAAACCAAGAGAAATCATCAATTTAGATCGAATTGGTGCTGGAGACGGTTATGCAGCTGGTATTTTACTTGGTGTTGTTGAAAATTGGTCTTTAGAGAAAAGTGTGGCGTTTGCGACAGCGAATGGTGTTTTAGCTCATACGATTCAAGGAGATGTGCCATTAACCACACGAAAACAAGTAAAACATATCATGGAGCATCCGACGATCGATCTGATTCGTTAG
- the dagF gene encoding 2-dehydro-3-deoxy-phosphogluconate aldolase yields the protein MSLTPNYLEDRICLNVLANSVENAKACYEAADGHVILGVLSKNYPTDEAAIEDMKKYAAETNNALSVGLGAGDPNQSQMVSRISAELQPQHVNQVFTGVGTSRALLAQNDTIVNGLVSPTGKVGIVNIATGPLSSQAPAGEVPIETAIKLLQDMGGSSIKYFPMKGLAHIEEYKAVAEACAKYDFYLEPTGGIDLENFEEIVQIAVDAGVKKIIPHVYSSIIDKETGDTKPEDVKTLLGMMKNTLKK from the coding sequence ATGTCATTAACCCCAAATTATTTAGAAGACCGTATTTGTTTGAATGTATTAGCCAACTCAGTAGAAAACGCCAAAGCATGCTATGAAGCTGCAGACGGCCACGTGATCTTAGGTGTATTATCTAAAAACTATCCGACAGATGAAGCTGCGATCGAAGATATGAAAAAATATGCAGCTGAAACAAACAACGCTTTATCCGTTGGTCTAGGTGCAGGAGATCCAAATCAAAGCCAAATGGTCAGCCGAATCTCAGCAGAATTACAACCACAGCATGTCAACCAAGTTTTTACAGGAGTAGGCACTTCTCGTGCTTTACTAGCTCAAAATGACACGATCGTCAATGGTTTAGTATCTCCAACAGGGAAAGTTGGGATCGTGAATATCGCAACAGGCCCGCTAAGCTCACAAGCACCAGCAGGAGAAGTACCGATCGAAACAGCGATCAAATTACTTCAAGATATGGGCGGCAGCTCGATCAAATATTTCCCAATGAAAGGTTTAGCACACATCGAAGAATACAAAGCCGTAGCAGAAGCCTGTGCAAAATATGATTTTTACTTAGAGCCTACAGGCGGGATCGATTTAGAAAACTTTGAAGAAATCGTTCAGATCGCAGTTGATGCAGGTGTTAAGAAAATTATTCCACACGTTTACAGCTCGATCATCGATAAAGAAACGGGCGACACTAAACCAGAAGATGTGAAGACCTTACTAGGCATGATGAAAAATACGTTGAAAAAATAA
- a CDS encoding DgaE family pyridoxal phosphate-dependent ammonia lyase, which produces MTISYEKFNLKEVINASGKMTILGVSKVSENVLAAQRFGGEHFFEMSELSIQTGAYLAKLLKVEDAQVVSSASAGIAQSVAALIGEGSVYHAYHPYTDKVTKREIILPKGHNVDYGTPVEVMVEQGGGHVVEAGYANMCTPEHIEMMITEQTAAILYIKSHHTVQKSMLSVKEAATVAQKHKLPLIVDAAAEEDLFKYIEAGADLVIYSGAKAIEGPSAGLVIGKKDYIDWLRLQGKGIGRAMKIGKDNILGFTQAVEDYVKNGSESGESMQARLTPFIEALNQIDHIKASIVQDGAGRDIYRASIKVTGAKSAKEVIQALKAESPAIYTREYQANNGIIEFDIRSVNETEMNKIVTRLTEIMN; this is translated from the coding sequence ATGACAATTAGCTATGAAAAATTCAATCTAAAAGAAGTCATCAATGCATCCGGAAAAATGACTATTCTGGGTGTGTCAAAAGTTTCCGAAAATGTCTTAGCTGCTCAACGCTTCGGTGGAGAACACTTTTTTGAAATGAGTGAGCTGAGTATCCAAACAGGGGCTTATCTAGCTAAGCTATTGAAGGTGGAAGATGCACAGGTCGTTTCTTCTGCTTCTGCAGGAATCGCTCAAAGTGTGGCGGCGCTGATCGGTGAAGGCTCTGTGTATCATGCGTATCATCCTTATACCGATAAAGTGACCAAACGGGAAATCATTTTACCCAAAGGACATAATGTCGATTATGGTACGCCTGTCGAAGTGATGGTGGAACAAGGCGGCGGTCATGTGGTCGAAGCTGGCTATGCCAATATGTGTACACCAGAGCATATTGAAATGATGATCACGGAGCAGACAGCGGCGATTTTATACATTAAAAGTCATCACACTGTTCAAAAAAGTATGCTAAGCGTAAAAGAAGCGGCAACAGTCGCACAAAAACACAAACTGCCGTTGATCGTTGATGCAGCGGCGGAGGAAGACTTGTTCAAGTATATCGAAGCTGGCGCTGATCTAGTGATCTACAGCGGCGCTAAAGCCATTGAAGGACCAAGTGCTGGTCTGGTGATCGGTAAAAAAGACTACATCGACTGGCTACGTCTGCAAGGCAAAGGCATTGGTCGTGCTATGAAGATCGGTAAGGACAATATCTTAGGTTTCACTCAAGCTGTAGAAGATTACGTGAAAAACGGCAGTGAATCCGGTGAGTCGATGCAAGCCCGACTAACGCCTTTCATTGAAGCCTTGAATCAAATAGATCATATCAAAGCAAGTATCGTTCAAGACGGTGCAGGACGTGATATTTACAGAGCAAGCATCAAAGTGACAGGTGCTAAATCAGCAAAAGAAGTCATCCAAGCGTTAAAAGCGGAAAGTCCCGCTATTTATACCCGAGAATATCAAGCTAACAACGGGATCATCGAATTCGATATTCGTTCGGTCAACGAAACAGAAATGAACAAAATCGTGACTCGTTTAACAGAGATCATGAACTAA
- a CDS encoding amidohydrolase/deacetylase family metallohydrolase, producing the protein MSYDLIIKNGLTINGDPIEIAISDGKIVKVSEKIEADSKEQIALDGQTYVSAGWIDDHVHCFEKMTLYYDFPDEIGVKKGVTTVIDAGTTGAENIHEFYDLAKQAKTNVYALVNISKWGIVEQDELADLSKVKEELVHKALTELPDFVVGIKARMSKTVIGENGITPLEMAKKIQKENNDLPLMVHIGSAPPELDEILAHMTKGDVLTHCFNGKPNGILDKESDKIKNFAWAAYDKGVVFDIGHGTDSFNFHVAETALKEGMKASSISTDIYIRNRENGPVYDLATTMEKLRVVGYEWPEIIEKVTDVPAKNFHFDTKGHLKEGYDGDITIFTIEEGQKILTDSNGFTREAKELITPVKTIIGGTVYDN; encoded by the coding sequence ATGAGTTACGACTTAATCATAAAAAACGGCTTGACGATCAATGGTGATCCGATAGAAATAGCTATAAGTGACGGGAAAATAGTAAAAGTGTCGGAAAAGATCGAAGCAGACAGTAAAGAACAGATTGCACTGGATGGACAAACATATGTATCCGCAGGCTGGATCGATGATCATGTTCATTGCTTTGAAAAAATGACCTTGTACTATGATTTCCCGGATGAAATCGGTGTGAAAAAAGGCGTAACGACAGTTATTGATGCCGGAACGACGGGCGCTGAAAATATTCATGAGTTTTATGATCTTGCCAAACAAGCGAAAACCAATGTCTATGCCTTGGTCAACATCTCAAAATGGGGCATTGTTGAGCAAGATGAATTAGCTGATTTAAGCAAAGTGAAAGAAGAACTGGTTCATAAGGCACTGACAGAATTACCAGATTTTGTGGTAGGGATCAAAGCAAGAATGAGTAAAACTGTGATTGGTGAAAATGGGATCACACCTTTGGAGATGGCTAAAAAAATTCAAAAAGAGAATAATGATCTGCCGTTGATGGTGCATATTGGCTCTGCTCCGCCTGAATTAGATGAAATTTTAGCACATATGACTAAAGGGGATGTTTTGACTCACTGCTTTAATGGCAAACCAAACGGCATTTTGGACAAAGAAAGTGATAAGATCAAAAATTTTGCATGGGCTGCTTATGATAAAGGGGTCGTTTTTGATATTGGTCACGGTACAGACAGCTTTAATTTCCATGTAGCAGAAACTGCGCTAAAAGAGGGGATGAAGGCATCTTCGATCAGTACCGATATTTATATTCGTAACCGTGAAAATGGGCCTGTCTATGATTTAGCCACAACGATGGAAAAATTACGTGTCGTAGGCTATGAGTGGCCGGAGATTATTGAAAAAGTCACAGATGTACCAGCTAAAAATTTTCATTTTGATACAAAAGGTCATCTAAAAGAAGGCTACGATGGTGATATCACGATTTTCACGATTGAAGAAGGACAAAAAATATTGACTGATTCAAATGGTTTCACACGAGAAGCAAAAGAATTGATCACACCAGTAAAAACAATCATTGGAGGCACAGTTTATGACAATTAG
- a CDS encoding DUF871 domain-containing protein: MKRALGVSVYPDHSDIEKDKAYLKKASECGFSRIFMSMLEVTEGKEVVKEKFKSLIGYAKGLGYETILDVAPNIFDELEISYDDLTFFAETGADGIRLDAGFDGNKEAKLTYNPFDLAIELNMSNDVAYLDNILTYEANVPFLYGCHNFYPQEGTALPYDFFERCSVRFKKQGIRTAAFINSQAGVIGPWDVNDGLPTLEMHRHLPVEVQAKHLFATGLIDDVIIGNAYASDEELEALGQLNRYQLALAIEFTKEASTVEKEITLTEQHFRRGDITDQVVRSTEVRKKYKNEANPAHDNTQAFQIGDVVIGNDAFGKYKNELQIVLQPHTDDRKNKVGKITEDELLLLDFVKPWTKFRFIEK, encoded by the coding sequence ATGAAACGAGCGTTAGGTGTATCAGTTTATCCAGACCATAGCGATATAGAAAAGGACAAAGCTTATTTGAAGAAGGCAAGCGAATGCGGATTTTCCCGCATTTTTATGAGTATGCTGGAGGTAACCGAAGGAAAAGAAGTCGTGAAAGAAAAATTCAAATCATTGATTGGTTATGCGAAAGGATTGGGTTATGAAACGATTCTGGATGTAGCGCCGAATATTTTTGATGAATTAGAGATTTCTTACGATGACCTGACCTTCTTTGCTGAAACAGGTGCCGATGGGATTCGTTTAGATGCAGGTTTCGATGGAAATAAAGAAGCAAAATTGACGTACAATCCTTTCGATTTAGCGATCGAGTTGAATATGAGTAACGATGTCGCTTACTTAGACAATATTTTGACTTATGAAGCAAACGTGCCGTTTTTATACGGGTGTCATAATTTTTATCCGCAGGAAGGAACGGCATTGCCTTATGATTTCTTTGAGCGTTGTAGTGTCCGTTTCAAAAAACAGGGAATTCGGACGGCTGCTTTCATCAATTCTCAAGCTGGAGTCATTGGTCCCTGGGATGTAAATGATGGGTTACCAACACTGGAAATGCACCGCCATTTACCTGTAGAAGTACAAGCGAAACACTTATTTGCTACTGGATTGATCGATGATGTGATCATCGGCAATGCGTATGCATCTGATGAAGAATTAGAAGCATTAGGTCAGTTGAATCGCTACCAGCTTGCATTGGCAATTGAATTTACCAAAGAAGCTAGTACGGTTGAAAAAGAGATTACATTGACTGAGCAGCACTTTAGACGTGGCGATATCACAGATCAGGTGGTTCGTTCAACGGAGGTACGTAAAAAATACAAAAATGAAGCGAATCCAGCACATGATAATACACAAGCCTTTCAAATCGGTGATGTTGTCATCGGAAATGATGCGTTTGGGAAATACAAAAATGAACTGCAGATTGTTTTACAGCCGCATACCGATGACCGTAAAAATAAAGTAGGGAAAATAACAGAAGATGAATTGTTGTTATTGGATTTTGTAAAACCCTGGACAAAATTTAGATTTATAGAAAAGTAG
- a CDS encoding PTS sugar transporter subunit IIC, whose product MNGFVLWMEQHLMPVANKFGSQRHMVAIRKGLIATMPLTIVGSFFTVFQNIPIEAYTKFITPYLPVLDIPSRYTMGILALYATFGIASALAKSYKLDSLSCGLLALMAFLVTAAPPTRVMEDVTDVISAGRYINLANLGSASLFGAIVTALISVEIYRFFIVKNITIKMPEGVPPEVSNSFIALIPGAVILMLFWVIRHILGFDLNGFLSTILMPLKGILAGNSLFGGLLTVFLICFFWVLGIHGPAIMGPVIRPFWDMSIAENVDAFTNGVSANNLPNIFTEQFLQWFIWIGGAGTTLALVVLMMFSKSKYLKSLGRLSFLPGIFNINEPIIFGTPIVMNPILGIPFIVAPLVTTTLSYFLTISNVVPMMMARLGFAFPAPIAAWMSTNWSITAALLVCVNFVITLAIYYPFFKVYEKQQLDKEAEELAAEQKAKEAV is encoded by the coding sequence ATGAATGGTTTTGTGTTATGGATGGAGCAGCATCTGATGCCTGTTGCCAATAAGTTTGGTTCACAGCGGCATATGGTGGCGATCAGAAAAGGGTTGATCGCAACGATGCCATTAACGATTGTGGGGTCTTTCTTTACTGTATTTCAAAATATTCCGATCGAGGCATATACGAAGTTTATTACGCCTTATTTACCAGTATTGGATATTCCGTCAAGATATACGATGGGGATTTTAGCGTTGTATGCAACATTTGGGATCGCTTCAGCATTAGCGAAAAGCTATAAGCTGGATTCATTAAGCTGCGGGCTGCTTGCATTGATGGCGTTTTTGGTCACAGCCGCTCCTCCAACACGTGTGATGGAAGATGTGACAGATGTGATCAGTGCAGGGCGCTACATTAATTTGGCTAACTTAGGCTCCGCTTCATTATTTGGCGCAATCGTCACAGCATTGATCTCTGTCGAAATTTATCGTTTCTTTATCGTAAAAAATATTACGATCAAAATGCCTGAAGGCGTTCCGCCAGAAGTATCAAATTCATTTATTGCATTGATTCCGGGTGCAGTGATTTTAATGTTATTCTGGGTGATCCGTCACATTTTAGGTTTTGATTTAAATGGATTCTTAAGTACAATCTTGATGCCGCTGAAAGGAATCTTAGCTGGTAATAGCTTATTCGGCGGACTTCTAACTGTTTTCTTGATTTGCTTTTTCTGGGTATTGGGTATTCACGGACCGGCAATCATGGGTCCTGTCATTCGTCCATTTTGGGATATGTCTATCGCAGAAAATGTGGATGCTTTTACTAATGGTGTCAGCGCAAATAATTTACCGAATATTTTCACTGAACAATTCTTACAATGGTTTATCTGGATCGGCGGCGCTGGGACTACACTTGCATTAGTTGTTTTGATGATGTTTTCAAAATCAAAATATTTGAAGAGTTTAGGTCGTTTATCTTTCCTTCCGGGAATTTTCAATATCAATGAACCGATCATTTTCGGAACACCTATCGTGATGAATCCAATTCTAGGGATTCCGTTTATCGTAGCACCATTAGTGACTACGACACTTTCTTATTTCTTGACGATCAGTAATGTAGTGCCGATGATGATGGCACGTCTAGGATTTGCTTTTCCAGCCCCGATCGCGGCTTGGATGAGTACCAACTGGAGCATTACTGCAGCACTGCTTGTTTGTGTCAATTTCGTGATTACTTTGGCGATCTACTACCCGTTCTTCAAAGTATATGAAAAACAACAATTAGATAAAGAAGCAGAAGAACTAGCAGCAGAGCAAAAAGCAAAAGAAGCTGTTTAA